ACATCGACCGATCGCTGGACCGCGCGGTCCTCGAGGAGATCCTGCGCCTCGATTCCCTGGGCCGGGACGTGATCGTGGACGGGCGTATCCAGGCCCATCTCCTCACCCTCCGCCGCGTGCCGTGCCTCAAAGTGATGATCGACGCGGCTCTCAAGGTCCGGGCGGAGCGCGTGTCAGGCCGCGAGCGCCAGGACGCACGCGCCGCGGAGCGCGAGATCGCGGCTCGCGAGGCCTCCGAGCGGTCGAGGTACAAGAGGCTGTACGGGATCGATCTCGCCGACCGCTCTGTCTATGACCTTGTGATCGACTCCTCGGACAAGACGCCGGACGCGATCGTCGCCATCGTGTGGTCCCGGGTGGAGGGATGAGCGACCTCCTCGTGCTCCACGAGACGCCCGATTCGAAGCACGGCACGCGCCCCGAGGACCGAAGCCTCGAGGAGCGGATTCGGCTGGGCGTCACGGTCGTGGATAAGCCCCAGGGACCGACCTCCCACCAGGTCAGTGCCTGGGTGCGGGACATGTTCGGCGTGCCCAAGGCGGGCCACTCGGGTACCCTCGACCCCCACGTGACCGGCGTCCTGCCGGTGGCCTTGGCGGACGCCACGCGCGCCGTCGACGCCGTCCTCGAGGGAGACAAGGAATACGTCGGCGTGATGCAGCTCCACCAGGATGTCGACGCGCGGCGCATCCGCTCCATGATGGAACGGTTCGTGGGGGACATCTACCAGGTCCCGCCGGTGCGGTCCGCCGTGCGCCGCGAGCAGCGCGTGCGCCACATCGAGGCATTGGAGGCCCTCGAGACTTCGGGACGCAACGTCTTGTTCCGCGTGCAGTGCGAGTCGGGGACCTACATCCGCACGCTGTGCGCGGACCTGGGGGAGGCGCTCGGCGTAGGGGCGAACATGATTGATCTCCGCCGAACGCGGACCGCCTCCTTCGACGAGGGCCACGCGCGCCCCCTGAACGCGTTCCGCGACGCTCTGGTCTACTGGCGGGAGGAGCAGGACGAGGCCCCCCTGCGCGCGCTCCTCCAGCCCATGGAAGCGCTTCTCGCCCACCTCCCTAAGGTCGTCGTCAAGGACACCGCCGTGGACGCGATCTGTCACGGGGCGAATGTCCACGTGCCCGGCGTCGCCCGGCTGTCGCCCCACATCCGCCGCGGACAGACCCTCGGGATCTTCACGGGGAAGGACGAGGCGGTCGCGCTGGCCAAGGCCATGATGACCTCGGATGAGATCGTCGTCGCGAAGTCCGGCCTGGCAGCGGACGTCGCTCGCGTCCTCATGAATCCGGGGACGTACCCCAAGCTCTGGAAGTGACGCTCCCATGGGGACAGACGCCTGGGGATTCGACGAGGAGCGACAGGAGCTCGCTCGCAAGCTGCGTCGGAAGCGCCGACGGTACTCCTGGTCCCACACGGGCGTGCTCCTCGTCTACTTGGCCGTCCTGCTGGCCGGCGAGTCCGTTGCGCTGCGATCCTGGATCGCTACGTTTGTATGGCCCTCGTGGGGCCAGGCTTCCGTGTTCCTGATGGTGGTGTACACGATCGGCAGCGCTCTTGGGTGGCCCTACGCCTACGTGGGCGGATTTCTACTCGAGCGTTCGTTCGGGCTCTTGACCCAGTCTCGGCGGTCCTGGGTATCCGATCTCATCAAGTCGTATGCCCTCGGCTTGGTCGCGATCCTCGCGGCGGGAAATGTAGTCATTTGGCTCTTGGCGGCGTACCCCACGACGTGGTGGCTGCTCGCCTGGCTCCTCGGGATCCTCGTGACGTGGGTGCTCGGCTTCCTTGCGCCCGTCGTGATCGCTCCCCTGTTCTACCGGTTCCGGCCCCTCGAGAATCCCACGCTTCGCTCGCGGTTCGAAGCCCTCGCGGCCCGGGCGGGGGTACCCGTTCTCGGGGTGTTCGAGATGGGGGCCTCCGCGAAGACGCGACGCTCGAATGCAGCGGTCATGGGATTCGGCCGCACGCGACGCATCGTGATCACCGACACGATGCTGCACGCGTACACACCGGAGGAGATTGAGGCTGTCCTCGCCCATGAGCTCGGACACCAGAAGCATCGCGACCCTCTGACGGGC
The DNA window shown above is from Thermoplasmata archaeon and carries:
- a CDS encoding RNA-guided pseudouridylation complex pseudouridine synthase subunit Cbf5, producing MSDLLVLHETPDSKHGTRPEDRSLEERIRLGVTVVDKPQGPTSHQVSAWVRDMFGVPKAGHSGTLDPHVTGVLPVALADATRAVDAVLEGDKEYVGVMQLHQDVDARRIRSMMERFVGDIYQVPPVRSAVRREQRVRHIEALEALETSGRNVLFRVQCESGTYIRTLCADLGEALGVGANMIDLRRTRTASFDEGHARPLNAFRDALVYWREEQDEAPLRALLQPMEALLAHLPKVVVKDTAVDAICHGANVHVPGVARLSPHIRRGQTLGIFTGKDEAVALAKAMMTSDEIVVAKSGLAADVARVLMNPGTYPKLWK
- a CDS encoding cytidylate kinase family protein, with the protein product IGGPPGSGKTTVAERFAQAHAYALVSAGLKFRQMAKDRAMDLDSFSKAAEADPDIDRSLDRAVLEEILRLDSLGRDVIVDGRIQAHLLTLRRVPCLKVMIDAALKVRAERVSGRERQDARAAEREIAAREASERSRYKRLYGIDLADRSVYDLVIDSSDKTPDAIVAIVWSRVEG
- a CDS encoding M48 family metallopeptidase; the protein is MGTDAWGFDEERQELARKLRRKRRRYSWSHTGVLLVYLAVLLAGESVALRSWIATFVWPSWGQASVFLMVVYTIGSALGWPYAYVGGFLLERSFGLLTQSRRSWVSDLIKSYALGLVAILAAGNVVIWLLAAYPTTWWLLAWLLGILVTWVLGFLAPVVIAPLFYRFRPLENPTLRSRFEALAARAGVPVLGVFEMGASAKTRRSNAAVMGFGRTRRIVITDTMLHAYTPEEIEAVLAHELGHQKHRDPLTGVIVGAGISFVMWSIAAFVYTATYPAFGIASLADAAGLPLLVLYAGLVSAALEPLELWWSRHREAGADRFSLEVTRNSRAFAGAMVRLHDQNLSIAHPRSWEKWLLYSHPPGSERIEAARAFGERGSPSG